A genomic segment from Sciurus carolinensis chromosome 1, mSciCar1.2, whole genome shotgun sequence encodes:
- the Ngf gene encoding beta-nerve growth factor yields the protein MSMLFYTLITAFLIGIQAEPYTDSNVPAGDAIPQAHWTKLQHSLDTALRRARSAPAVPIAARVAGQTRNITVDPRLFKKRRLRSPRVLFSTQPPPASADTQDLDLQVDGAASFNRTHRSKRSSTHPVFHMGEFSVCDSVSVWVGDKTTATDIKGKEVTVLGEVNINNSVFKQYFFETKCRDPNPVDSGCRGIDSKHWNSYCTTTHTFVKALTTDDKQAAWRFIRIDTACVCVLSRKAARRG from the coding sequence ATGTCCATGTTGTTCTACACTCTGATCACAGCGTTTTTGATCGGCATACAGGCAGAACCATACACAGACAGCAATGTCCCAGCAGGAGACGCCATCCCGCAAGCTCACTGGACTAAACTTCAGCATTCCCTTGACACAGCCCTCCGCAGAGCCCGCAGCGCCCCTGCTGTGCCGATAGCTGCCCGGGTGGCAGGGCAGACCCGCAACATCACTGTGGACCCCAGACTGTTTAAGAAGCGGCGACTGCGTTCACCCCGCGTGCTGTTCAGCACCCAGCCGCCACCCGCCTCTGCGGACACTCAGGATCTGGACTTGCAGGTCGATGGCGCTGCCTCCTTCAACAGGACTCACAGGAGCAAGCGCTCATCCACCCACCCCGTTTTCCACATGGGGGAGTTCTCCGTGTGTGACAGTGTCAGCGTGTGGGTTGGAGATAAGACCACCGCCACGGACATCAAGGGCAAGGAGGTGACGGTGCTGGGAGAGGTGAACATTAACAACAGTGTATTCAAACAGTACTTTTTTGAGACCAAGTGCCGCGACCCCAATCCCGTCGACAGCGGGTGCCGGGGCATTGACTCCAAGCACTGGAACTCGTATTGTACCACGACTCACACCTTCGTCAAGGCGCTGACCACCGATGACAAGCAGGCTGCCTGGCGGTTTATCCGGATCGACacggcctgtgtgtgtgtgctcagcaGGAAGGCGGCGAGAAGAGGCTGA